From Candoia aspera isolate rCanAsp1 chromosome 8, rCanAsp1.hap2, whole genome shotgun sequence, a single genomic window includes:
- the GUCY1A1 gene encoding guanylate cyclase soluble subunit alpha-1, with protein sequence MFCTKLKELKITGECPFSLLTQSGISDENEEEGAEVPNSSKAPLPICREKDPHGNLPQRKTRSRVFLHTLAESIYKLISPQYERLYLAFQRTLANNNIKEIRQYDEKDFEKLITDHANMAGIPVNVVKESLGEELFKICYEEDEHILAVVGGTLKDFLNSFSTLLKQSSHCHEAGKMGRVEEVSILCLEKDPHFLNVYYFFPQKPTTLILSGIIKTAALILYDTEVKVTVMPPSFCRDSAEFIDQPYLLYSVHIKNTKPSLSPCKPQSSLVIPSSMFCKTFPFHCMFDKDMVILQVGNGIRRLLNKREFQAKPQFDEWFEILAPKINCTFSGIMTMLNMQFSIRVRRGDKVLKKSTGVMDLKGQMIYIIESNAILFLGSPCVDRLEDFTGRGLYLSDIPIHNALRDVVLIGEQARAQDGLKKRLGKLKATLEQAHQALEEEKKKTVDLLCSIFPEEVAQQLWQGQVVQAKKFNNVTMLFSDIVGFTAICSQCSPMQVITMLNELYTRFDYQCGELDVYKVETIGDAYCVAGGLHKESETHAIQIALMALKMMDLSNEVMSPHGESIKMRIGLHSGSVFAGVVGVKMPRYCLFGNNVTLANKFESCSVPRKINVSPTTYRLLKDHPGFVFTPRSRQELPPNFPSDIPGICYFLDAYRQGKSTKAWFQKKDAEEGKTNFLGTSTGVD encoded by the exons ATGTTTTGCACAaaactgaaagagctgaagatcACTGGCGAATGTCCTTTCTCCTTGCTAACCCAAAGTGGCATTTCAGATGAAAATGAGGAAGAAGGTGCTGAGGTGCCAAACAGTTCTAAGGCTCCTTTGCCCATCTGCAGAGAGAAAGACCCTCATGGAAACCTTCCACAAAGGAAAACCAGGAGCAGAGTATTTCTACATACTCTAGCTGAGAGCATTTACAAACTCATCTCTCCCCAG TATGAAAGGTTGTATCTTGCATTTCAAAGAACCCTAgccaataataatataaaagaaaTCAG ACAGTATGATGAAAAAGATTTTGAGAAGCTGATCACTGATCATGCAAATATGGCTG GAATTCCAGTCAATGTTGTAAAAGAATCACTTGGCGAAGAGCTTTTCAAAATATGCTATGAAGAAGATGAACACATTCTTGCAGTTGTTGGGGGAACTCTCAAAGACTTTTTGAACAGTTTCAGTACTCTTCTGAAGCAGAGCTCTCACTGCCATGAAGCTGGAAAAATGGGCAGAGTTGAAGAAGTCTCAATTTTGTGTTTGGAAAAAGaccctcattttttaaatgtgtacTATTTCTTTCCCCAAAAACCAACTACCCTCATCCTGTCTGGCATTATTAAGACAGCAGCTCTCATTTTGTATGATACGGAGGTCAAGGTAACAGTAATGCCACCCAGCTTCTGCAGGGACAGTGCTGAGTTTATTGATCAACCTTATTTGTTGTATTCGGTGCACATCAAAAACACAAAGCCATCACTGTCACCCTGTAAACCCCAATCTTCTCTTGTCATTCCTTCTTCTATGTTCTGTAAGACCTTTCCTTTCCATTGCATGTTTGACAAGGACATGGTTATTCTGCAAGTTGGCAATGGCATCAGGAGATTATTAAACAAAAGAGAATTTCAAGCAAAGCCACAGTTTGATGAGTGGTTTGAAATTTTAGCTCCTAAAATAAATTGCACATTTAGTGGGATCATGACAATGCTGAACATGCAGTTTTCTATAAGAGTGAGACGAGGAGACAAGGTTCTTAAAAAGTCAACTGGG GTTATGGACCTTAAAGGACAGATGATCTACATTATTGAATCTAATGCCATTTTGTTCTTGGGATCTCCCTGTGTGGATAGACTGGAAGATTTTACAGGACGTGGCTTATATCTTTCAGATATTCCAATTCATAATGCACTTAGGGATGTTGTTTTAATAGGTGAACAAGCCAGAGCTCAAGATGGATTGAAGAAAAGATTAGGGAAGCTTAAGGCTACTCTTGAGCAAGCACATCAAGCtcttgaagaagagaaaaagaagacagttGATCTTTTATGCTCTATTTTCCCTGAGGAGGTTGCTCAGCAGCTCTGGCAAGGACAAGTTGTACAGGCCAAGAAATTTAATAATGTCACAATGCTTTTTTCCGACATTGTAGGATTCACTGCAATCTGTTCTCAGTGTTCACCCATGCAGGTTATCACCATGCTTAATGAACTCTACACTCGCTTTGATTATCAGTGTGGAGAACTGGATGTCTACAAG GTAGAAACCATTGGAGATGCATATTGTGTAGCTGGAGGCTTACACAAAGAAAGTGAAACCCATGCGATTCAGATTGCACTAATGGCACTGAAAATGATGGATCTATCCAATGAAGTGATGTCACCACATGGAGAATCCATCAAG ATGCGTATAGGACTACATTCTGGCTCTGTTTTTGCTGGTGTTGTTGGTGTTAAAATGCCACGTTATTGCCTGTTTGGAAACAATGTAACACTTGCCAACAAGTTTGAGTCCTGCAGTGTCCCTAGGAAAATAAATGTTAGTCCTACTACCTACAG GTTGCTAAAGGATCACCCTGGCTTTGTGTTTACTCCTCGCTCAAGACAGGAACTTCCTCCCAACTTTCCAAGTGATATACCTGGAATCTGTTACTTTCTTGATGCTTATCGTCAAGGGAAAAGTACAAAGGCCTGGTTTCAGAAGAAAGATgctgaagaaggaaagacaaatttCTTGGGGACATCAACAGGAGTAGATTAA